The Gemmatimonadaceae bacterium DNA segment AGATCAAGCTCGACCGCTCGCTGGCCGAGAAGCGCATCTTCCCGGCCTTCGACATCGCGACCAGCGGCACGCGCCGCGAGGAGAAGCTCTACAAGGTGGAGCAGATCGACGCGATCTACACGCTGCGCCGCGGCCTCCAGCAGATGCCGCCGCAGGCGGCGATGGAATGGCTGATCAAGCGGATCGCGGGGACGACGAGCAACGACGCGCTGTTGGCAGGGCTGTAGACGGCGAACTTCTGACGGATGACGGATGACGGATGCAAAGGCGGAACGGCGCGAGGCAGATTGCTCTCGCGCCGTTCTAGCATTCGTCATCCGTCATCCGTCCAAAACTCACCCCTTGGCCAACTCGTCCCACAGGGACGCAACCGCCCGCATCCCCTTCGTAAAGTTCTCCACCGCCATCCACTCGTCGGGCGCGTGGGCGTTCTCGCCGGGGAGGCCGAAGCCGATGAGGAGCACGGGGGCGCCGAGGATCTGGGCGAAGTCGTTGACGACGGGAATCGAGCCGCCTTCGCCGGTGATCACCGGAGCGCGACCGAAGGCGGACTCGAGGGCACGCGCAGCCGCGTCGTAGATCGGGCCGTCGAGCTCGGCACGCCAGGGATGGCCGCCGTGCAGCTCGGTCACCTTCACGCTGATGCCCTTGGGTGCGTGCTTGCGCACGTGGCGCTCGACGAGCTTGGCGATCGCCTTCGGGTCTTGGTCCGGCACGAGACGGCAACTGACCTTGAGCATCGCCTGGCCGGGCAGCACGGTCTTGGCGCCTTCGCCGGTGTAGCCGCTGAGCAGGCCGTTCACTTCGCAGGTGGGACGTGTCCAGAGCTTCTCGAGCGTGGTGTAGCCCGGCTCGCCGCCGAGGTCCGTGACGCCGAGCTGCGCCTTGAACTCGGCTTCGTCGAACGGCAGCTCACGCATCCCGACGCGCACGGCATCCGGAAACGGGCGCACGGCATCGTAGAAGCCATCAATGGCGATGCGACCGTCGGCGTCGTGGAAGCTCGCGACGATGCGCGCGAGCGCGGCGGCCGGATTCACGACGGCGCCACCGTACATCCCCGAATGCAGGTCGGAGTTCGGACCGGTGACGTCCAGCTGCAGGTAGGCGAGGCCGCGCAGCGAGCTGAGGATGCTGGGAATGCCCGGCGCAAACATCGTCGAGTCGGAGATGACGACGGCGTCGCACTTGAGGCGTTCGCGGTGCGCCTTCACGAAATCGGCGAGGTGCTCGGAACCGACTTCTTCCTCCCCTTCCGCGAGCACGACCACATTCACCGGCAGCGTGCCGCGCGTGGCGAGATGTGCCTCGAGCGCCCCGATGTGCAGCCAGAGCTGGCCTTTGTCGTCGACGCTGCCGCGCGCGAAGATCTTGCCGTCGCGGATGGTAGGCTCGAAGGCCGGTGAGGTCCACAGCTCGAGCGGCTCAGCCGGCTGGACGTCATAGTGCCCGTAGATGAGCACCGTCGGTGCGCCGGCCGGCGCCTTGCGCCACTCGGCGAGCACGATGGGATGCCCCGGCGTCTCGAGCGTCTCGACCGTCATTCCGATGCGGGCACACTGGCCGTGGAACCAGGCCGCCGCCGCCTGCATATCGGCCTTGTGCTCCGAGCGCGCCGAGACGGATGGGATGCGCAGGAAGGCGAAGAGGTCGTCGAGCAGGCGCTGGTCGTTGGCGTCGAGCCAGGCCGAGAGTTGCGGATCAAGTGACGCGGACATTGTCAGGGACGGACGAGAGGATCGTTGGGATCGGCGGGCCAGCTGCCCCGCCACGAGGTGAGCGTCCAGCTGCGACGCTGGGCCACGGCTTGGCCGCGGTGCTCGACGGCGATGACGTCACCGCGCGCGGCAGATTCGAAGTGCGGGCGCAGCGTCTCGATCAGCGCCGGGTTCGCCGAGGTGTCGGGCAGCACGAGTACCAGCGATGCGCCGGTGATGGCAACGTCCGTGAAGCGCGGCCAGAGATCGTATTGGTTGCGGCGTCCACCAGTGTTGATGGCGGAGACTGTTGGACGACCGTCGCCGTACCACGCCATCAGTGCGGCATCCTGGTACCGCGTCGCGGCGAGAAACGCTCGGCCCGGGCCCACCGACTCTGCGGCACGCTCGGCGCCCGCCGCCAGCGCGGACCAACCGTAGAGTCGGTTGGCGGGATCGCGCCGCGGCGCGATCGGCAGGAAGGGCCAGGCAACGTGCACGAGCACGAGCGCCGTAAGCGCGCCCGACAGCCAGACGGCGCGGCGCTCCCACACGCTACGGGCGGCGGAAGATCCCGCAGCAAGCAGCGCCAACGCGGGCAGCCAGGCGATGGCAGGCCAGTTGGCCTCGACGGACTTTCGCGTCGCGCTGTAGACGAAGAACCCGAGGCAGAACACGGCGCTGATGGCCAGCAGGAAGCGTCGCGCCTCCTGCTTGGGATCCATCGCACGGTGAATGGCGTGCAGCAGCAGCACGAAGAGGATCGGCGTGACGAGCGCCGCCTGACCGCCGAGGAGGTCGAGCTCGCGCTGCCACCAGCTTCCGCGTGCTGTGCTGCCGAGTCCGTGCCCAAGCTGGAAGCGGAACGCGATCCAGTCGTGCGTGGCGTTCCAGTGCAGCACGGGCAGCATCACCAGCGACGCAACGGCGACGGCCAGGTACGGTCCGGGGCGCCGGAGCTGCGAGCGCAGTCCGGGATGCACGATGATCGCGAGCGTGGCGGCCATCGGCAGGAGCACGGCGGTGAACTTGGACGCCATCGCGATGCCGATGGCGACGCCGGCGCCGACCCAGGCGCCGAGCGCCGCTGCGCGCGATGCCGCGGGGTCGAGCGCACGGAGGAGTAAGGCCAGCGTC contains these protein-coding regions:
- a CDS encoding dipeptidase gives rise to the protein MSASLDPQLSAWLDANDQRLLDDLFAFLRIPSVSARSEHKADMQAAAAWFHGQCARIGMTVETLETPGHPIVLAEWRKAPAGAPTVLIYGHYDVQPAEPLELWTSPAFEPTIRDGKIFARGSVDDKGQLWLHIGALEAHLATRGTLPVNVVVLAEGEEEVGSEHLADFVKAHRERLKCDAVVISDSTMFAPGIPSILSSLRGLAYLQLDVTGPNSDLHSGMYGGAVVNPAAALARIVASFHDADGRIAIDGFYDAVRPFPDAVRVGMRELPFDEAEFKAQLGVTDLGGEPGYTTLEKLWTRPTCEVNGLLSGYTGEGAKTVLPGQAMLKVSCRLVPDQDPKAIAKLVERHVRKHAPKGISVKVTELHGGHPWRAELDGPIYDAAARALESAFGRAPVITGEGGSIPVVNDFAQILGAPVLLIGFGLPGENAHAPDEWMAVENFTKGMRAVASLWDELAKG
- a CDS encoding glycosyltransferase family 39 protein — protein: MPTSDAPPTMTASDTTLRQHAGAIVLAATALRLVLAASLPLVADEAYYWEWSRHLAFGYFDHPPVIAWLIAYGTALFGDTTLGVRLFPVLCGAVAAFALMDVAERLAGAAAARFASLLLAATPFTVGFVLATPDAPLLAALAMTLALLLRALDPAASRAAALGAWVGAGVAIGIAMASKFTAVLLPMAATLAIIVHPGLRSQLRRPGPYLAVAVASLVMLPVLHWNATHDWIAFRFQLGHGLGSTARGSWWQRELDLLGGQAALVTPILFVLLLHAIHRAMDPKQEARRFLLAISAVFCLGFFVYSATRKSVEANWPAIAWLPALALLAAGSSAARSVWERRAVWLSGALTALVLVHVAWPFLPIAPRRDPANRLYGWSALAAGAERAAESVGPGRAFLAATRYQDAALMAWYGDGRPTVSAINTGGRRNQYDLWPRFTDVAITGASLVLVLPDTSANPALIETLRPHFESAARGDVIAVEHRGQAVAQRRSWTLTSWRGSWPADPNDPLVRP